The proteins below come from a single Papaver somniferum cultivar HN1 chromosome 11, ASM357369v1, whole genome shotgun sequence genomic window:
- the LOC113320629 gene encoding uncharacterized protein LOC113320629, with protein MRAWFFQKHTLETTLRKIAVVLLVGIIGWICQTIKPPPPKICGSFNGPPITSQRIKLRDGRHLSYLESGVPKAKAQFKLILVHPFGDSKDFYLRASKELIEELGVYILSFDRAGYGESDPNPERSVKSDAFDIQELADQLELGSKFYLIGISMGAYPVYGCLKHIPNRIAGASLVVPMINYWWPSFPSNLSEIAFKRHLLQDQWAFRVTHYAPQILHWWLTQKWFPSLSSLEGKLDLFSISDREILKKIAENPDPHQGKGTQQGVFESLHRDLMVAFGSWDFDPMELKNPFPGNEHIVQIWQGYEDRIFPFMLQRYVSERLPWIKYREVVDVGHLMPYNTTISGAILKALLIGEEPSFI; from the exons ATGAGAGCATGGTTTTTCCAGAAACACACCTTG GAAACTACGTTGAGAAAGATCGCAGTTGTCTTGCTAGTTGGAATTATAGGTTGGATATGTCAAACAATCAAACCACCGCCTCCAAAAATATGTGGGTCTTTCAATGGTCCACCAATTACTTCACAAAGAATCAAGCTCAGAGATGGAAGACATCTTTCTTACTTGGAATCAGGTGTACCTAAAGCTAAAGCTCAGTTCAAACTCATACTTGTGCATCCTTTTGGTGATTCCAAAGATTTCTATCTCAGAGCATCCAAA GAACTAATTGAAGAGCTTGGGGTATATATTTTGTCATTTGATAGAGCTGGATATGGAGAAAGTGATCCAAACCCTGAAAGATCAGTGAAGAGTGATGCATTTGATATTCAAGAACTTGCTGATCAATTAGAGCTTGGTTCAAAGTTTTACCTTATTGGGATTTCTATGGGTGCTTACCCAGTTTATGGCTGTCTCAAACACATACCAAATAG GATTGCAGGTGCATCTTTAGTAGTTCCAATGATTAATTACTGGTGGCCTTCGTTTCCTTCAAATTTATCTGAAATTGCGTTTAAAAGACATCTTTTGCAAGATCAATGGGCATTTAGGGTAACCCACTATGCACCTCAGATACTTCACTGGTGGTTAACCCAGAAATGGTTTCCTTCTCTGTCTAGTTTAGAGGGGAAGCTAGATCTGTTTAGTATCTCAGACAGAGAGATACTGAAAAAGATTGCTGAAAACCCAGATCCTCATCAG GGAAAGGGAACACAGCAGGGTGTATTTGAGTCTCTACATAGAGATTTAATGGTGGCATTTGGAAGTTGGGATTTTGATCCTATGGAATTGAAGAACCCATTTCCTGGAAATGAGCATATTGTTCAAATTTGGCAAGGTTATGAAGATAGGATTTTTCCGTTTATGCTACAACGTTATGTTTCAGAAAGACTTCCATGGATCAAGTACCGGGAGGTTGTTGATGTTGGTCATTTGATGCCTTACAACACCACTATATCGGGTGCCATCTTAAAGGCTCTCTTAATAGGAGAAGAACCATCTTTCATATAA
- the LOC113320630 gene encoding uncharacterized protein LOC113320630: MLRKIAVVLFVGILGWVYQTITPPPPKICGSVNGPPITSPRIKLIDGRHLSYRESGVPKEKAQFKIILSHGFSDSKDFYLRASKEVIEELGVYMLTFDRAGYGESDPNPRRSVKSDAFDIQELADQLEIGDQFYIVGVSMGAYPVYGCLKYIPIRIAGVSLVVPLINFWWPSFPADISERAFKGLLLQDQWTFRVAHYAPQLVYWWLTQKWFPSLAALEGNIEIFSNSDRKMLKKIAENPNPNQEKVTQQGVFESLHRDLMVGFGNWGFDPLELKNPFPGKENVVQIWQGHEDRVIPFMLQRYVSERLPWIKYHEVVHGGHLMPYNTTISDAILKSLLIGEEPSFV; the protein is encoded by the exons ATGCTGAGAAAGATTGCAGTTGTGTTGTTCGTTGGAATTTTAGGATGGGTATATCAAACAATCACACCACCACCTCCAAAAATTTGTGGGTCTGTAAATGGTCCACCAATCACTTCACCAAGAATCAAGCTAATTGATGGTAGACATCTTTCTTACAGAGAATCAGGTGTACCCAAAGAGAAAGCTCAGTTTAAGATCATACTTAGTCATGGTTTTAGTGATTCCAAAGATTTTTATCTTAGGGCTTCTAAa GAAGTAATTGAGGAGCTTGGAGTGTATATGTTGACATTTGATAGAGCTGGGTATGGAGAAAGTGACCCAAACCCTAGAAGGTCAGTGAAGAGTGATGCATTTGATATTCAAGAGCTAGCTGATCAGTTGGAGATTGGAGATCAGTTTTACATTGTTGGGGTTTCAATGGGTGCTTACCCAGTTTATGGTTGTCTTAAATACATACCAATTAG GATTGCTGGTGTATCTTTAGTAGTTCCATTGATAAACTTTTGGTGGCCGTCTTTTCCTGCGGATATATCCGAAAGGGCCTTTAAGGGACTGCTCTTGCAAGATCAATGGACATTTAGGGTAGCACATTATGCACCTCAATTAGTTTATTGGTGGTTGACACAGAAATGGTTTCCTTCATTGGCTGCTTTAGAGGGGAATATAGAGATTTTTAGTAACTCAGACCGAAAGATGTTGAAAAAGATTGCAGAAAACCCGAATCCCAATCAG GAAAAGGTAACGCAGCAGGGTGTTTTTGAGTCTCTGCATAGAGATTTAATGGTTGGTTTTGGAAATTGGGGTTTTGATCCCTTGGAATTGAAGAATCCTTTTCCTGGAAAGGAAAATGTTGTTCAAATTTGGCAAGGTCATGAAGATAGGGTTATTCCATTTATGCTACAACGCTATGTTTCAGAAAGACTTCCATGGATTAAGTATCATGAGGTTGTTCATGGTGGTCATTTAATGCCTTACAATACCACGATATCAGACGCCATCTTAAAATCACTATTGATAGGAGAAGAACCATCTTTTGTATGA